One region of Peribacillus simplex genomic DNA includes:
- the resA gene encoding thiol-disulfide oxidoreductase ResA: MDKKKRRLISRTIILLLLGAALVFALYTNFTKDKNESLRKGSDAPNFVLTDMEGKEHKLSEYKGKGVFLNFWGTYCKPCEYEMPYMENQYKNFKDQGVEILAVNVGESDYAVNNFITKHNLTFPVMIDKGREVENAYRVDILPVTFLVDKEGKVVDIITGALTEESIQKHMERIKP; the protein is encoded by the coding sequence ATGGATAAGAAGAAGCGACGCCTAATAAGCAGGACCATCATTCTTCTGCTTTTAGGTGCAGCTTTAGTGTTTGCCCTTTATACGAACTTCACTAAAGATAAGAATGAAAGTCTGAGAAAAGGATCAGATGCACCCAATTTCGTTTTGACTGATATGGAAGGCAAAGAGCATAAACTTTCTGAATACAAAGGAAAAGGCGTCTTCCTGAACTTTTGGGGTACATATTGTAAGCCGTGTGAATATGAAATGCCTTATATGGAAAATCAATATAAAAACTTTAAGGACCAGGGCGTTGAGATATTAGCGGTCAATGTCGGGGAATCTGACTATGCTGTCAATAATTTTATTACAAAGCATAATCTTACCTTTCCAGTCATGATCGATAAAGGCAGGGAAGTGGAAAATGCCTATCGCGTGGATATTTTGCCAGTTACCTTTTTGGTCGATAAAGAGGGGAAAGTAGTAGATATCATCACCGGAGCTTTGACAGAAGAGAGCATCCAAAAGCATATGGAGAGAATTAAACCATAA
- the rluB gene encoding 23S rRNA pseudouridine(2605) synthase RluB — translation MERLQKVIAHAGLASRRKAEELILEGKVKVNGKVVKELGVKVGPNDKVQVNEVPLEKEAPVYFLFYKPRGVISAVSDDKNRKVVTDYFPYINERIYPVGRLDYDTSGLLILTNDGEFANTLMHPKHEVDKVYVAKVKGMPLRESLKKLDKGIKLEDGKTAPAKTRVLSTDKKKETAIVEITIHEGRNRQVRRMFEAIGHPVIKLKREQYGFLTLDGLTAGDSRELTPHEVKLMRTLASTEPKQRRM, via the coding sequence ATGGAACGATTACAAAAGGTGATAGCACATGCTGGACTGGCTTCCCGCCGTAAAGCAGAAGAGTTGATTTTAGAAGGCAAGGTAAAAGTGAACGGCAAAGTAGTGAAGGAATTAGGCGTGAAGGTGGGTCCTAATGATAAGGTTCAGGTTAATGAAGTCCCGCTTGAAAAAGAAGCTCCTGTTTATTTCCTATTCTATAAACCGCGCGGTGTCATTTCGGCAGTTTCGGATGATAAGAATAGAAAAGTCGTAACGGACTATTTCCCTTACATCAATGAGCGGATTTATCCAGTTGGCCGCTTGGATTACGATACTTCAGGTTTGTTGATTTTAACCAATGACGGAGAATTTGCAAACACGTTAATGCATCCGAAGCATGAAGTGGATAAAGTGTATGTTGCAAAAGTAAAAGGGATGCCTTTGCGTGAAAGCTTGAAAAAGCTGGATAAAGGTATCAAATTGGAGGATGGCAAGACTGCTCCAGCCAAGACTAGGGTATTGTCTACCGACAAAAAAAAGGAAACGGCCATTGTTGAAATCACAATACATGAAGGCAGGAATAGACAAGTCCGCAGGATGTTTGAAGCAATCGGCCATCCCGTCATAAAATTGAAGAGGGAACAATATGGTTTCTTGACTTTGGACGGGTTAACAGCAGGAGATTCCAGGGAACTGACTCCACATGAAGTTAAATTAATGAGGACTTTAGCATCGACCGAACCTAAACAGCGGAGAATGTAA